A genome region from Streptomyces sp. NBC_01296 includes the following:
- a CDS encoding polyprenol monophosphomannose synthase, with product MSDGGQRGHGPLGTALVIIPTFNEAENIGPIVARVRAAVPEAHILVADDNSPDGTGKLADELAAGDDHVHVLHRRGKEGLGAAYLAGFAWGLERDYGVLVEMDADGSHQPEELPRLLTALAGADLVLGSRWVPGGRVVNWPKSREFLSRGGSTYSRLMLDVPIRDVTGGYRAFRRETLEGLGLEEVASAGYCFQVDLARRAVRQGFRVVEVPITFVEREFGDSKMSRDIVVEALWRVTQWGLKAHAAKLTGQDKPKGSDSGSDKGSTKGGNRA from the coding sequence GTGAGCGACGGCGGACAGCGAGGCCACGGACCGCTCGGCACGGCCTTGGTGATCATTCCGACCTTCAACGAGGCGGAGAACATCGGGCCGATCGTCGCCCGCGTGCGCGCGGCGGTGCCCGAGGCGCACATCCTGGTCGCGGACGACAACAGCCCCGACGGCACCGGCAAGCTCGCCGACGAGCTCGCGGCCGGCGACGACCACGTGCACGTCCTGCACCGCAGGGGCAAGGAGGGCCTCGGCGCCGCCTACCTCGCGGGCTTCGCCTGGGGCCTGGAGCGCGACTACGGCGTGCTCGTCGAGATGGACGCCGACGGCTCCCACCAGCCGGAGGAGCTGCCGCGGCTGCTCACCGCGCTGGCCGGGGCCGACCTGGTCCTGGGCTCGCGCTGGGTGCCGGGCGGCCGGGTGGTCAACTGGCCCAAGAGCCGCGAATTCCTCTCCCGCGGCGGTTCGACGTACTCCCGGCTGATGCTGGACGTCCCGATCCGCGACGTGACCGGCGGCTACCGCGCCTTCCGCCGCGAGACCCTGGAGGGGCTGGGCCTGGAAGAGGTGGCCTCCGCTGGCTACTGCTTCCAGGTCGACCTGGCCCGCCGGGCCGTGCGCCAGGGCTTCCGCGTCGTCGAGGTGCCCATCACCTTCGTCGAGCGCGAGTTCGGCGACAGCAAGATGAGCCGGGACATCGTGGTGGAGGCCCTCTGGCGGGTCACCCAGTGGGGGCTCAAGGCCCACGCGGCGAAGCTGACCGGCCAGGACAAGCCCAAGGGCTCGGACAGCGGCTCGGACAAGGGCTCGACCAAGGGCGGTAACCGCGCCTGA
- a CDS encoding MFS transporter has product MSAQTTEEAEPGAEDGRAAAAARKREQHGWYFYDFACSVYSSSVITVFLGPYLTAVAKAAADAEGYVYPLGIPVRYGSFFAYAVSASVILAVLVMPLVGAVADRTGRKKPLLAAAAYTGATATVGMFFLGGDRYLLGGLLLIVANAALSVSMVLYNAYLPQISTPQERDTVSSRGWAFGYTAGAFVLVLNLVLFQGHDSFGLSEGAAVRICLASAGLWWGAFAIVPLRRLRDRAVVREPGTAPAVSGWKQLVATLKDMRRYPLTLSFLLAYLIYNDGVQTVISQASIYGSEELELEQSTLIVAVLLVQILAVAGALAMGRLAVTYGSKRTILGSLAAWGLTLAAGYFLPARTPVWFFALASMIGLVLGGSQALSRSLFSHLVPAGKEAEYFSAYEMSDRGLSWVGPLVFGLTYQVTGSYRDAIISLVVFFALGFVLLARVPVRRAVEAAGNPVPERI; this is encoded by the coding sequence ATGAGTGCGCAGACCACAGAGGAAGCGGAACCGGGCGCGGAGGACGGCAGAGCCGCCGCCGCGGCACGCAAGCGCGAACAGCACGGCTGGTACTTCTACGACTTCGCCTGCTCGGTGTATTCGTCCAGCGTGATCACCGTGTTCCTCGGGCCGTACCTGACCGCGGTGGCCAAGGCCGCCGCGGATGCCGAGGGCTACGTGTACCCGCTGGGCATACCGGTCCGGTACGGATCCTTCTTCGCGTACGCCGTCTCGGCGTCCGTGATCCTGGCCGTGCTGGTCATGCCGCTGGTGGGTGCCGTCGCGGACCGCACGGGCCGCAAGAAGCCGCTGCTCGCGGCGGCGGCGTACACGGGGGCGACGGCGACGGTGGGGATGTTCTTCCTCGGCGGCGACCGCTATCTGCTGGGCGGATTGCTGCTGATCGTGGCGAACGCCGCACTCTCGGTCTCGATGGTGCTCTACAACGCCTATCTGCCGCAGATCTCCACCCCGCAGGAGCGGGACACCGTCTCCTCGCGGGGCTGGGCCTTCGGCTACACCGCGGGCGCGTTCGTCCTCGTCCTGAACCTGGTGCTCTTCCAGGGCCACGACTCCTTCGGTCTCTCCGAGGGCGCGGCGGTGAGGATCTGCCTGGCCTCGGCGGGCCTGTGGTGGGGGGCCTTCGCGATCGTCCCGCTGCGCCGGCTGCGGGACCGGGCCGTGGTCCGGGAGCCCGGGACGGCGCCTGCCGTCAGCGGCTGGAAGCAGCTCGTCGCGACGCTGAAGGACATGCGGCGCTATCCGCTGACCCTGTCGTTCCTGCTGGCCTACCTGATCTACAACGACGGCGTGCAGACCGTGATCTCACAGGCCTCGATCTACGGCTCGGAGGAGCTGGAGCTGGAGCAGTCCACGCTGATCGTGGCAGTGCTGCTGGTGCAGATCCTCGCCGTGGCGGGCGCCCTGGCCATGGGCCGGCTGGCCGTGACGTACGGCTCGAAGCGGACGATCCTCGGCTCGCTGGCGGCGTGGGGGCTGACGCTGGCGGCGGGCTACTTCCTGCCGGCCCGGACGCCCGTGTGGTTCTTCGCCCTCGCCTCGATGATCGGACTGGTGCTGGGCGGCAGCCAGGCACTGTCGCGCTCGCTGTTCTCGCACCTGGTGCCGGCGGGGAAGGAGGCCGAGTACTTCTCCGCGTACGAGATGAGCGACCGCGGGCTGAGCTGGGTCGGACCGCTGGTGTTCGGCCTGACGTACCAGGTCACGGGCAGCTACCGGGACGCGATCATCTCGTTGGTGGTGTTCTTCGCACTGGGTTTCGTGCTGCTGGCACGGGTGCCGGTGCGGCGCGCGGTGGAGGCGGCGGGGAATCCTGTTCCCGAGCGGATCTGA
- the fxsA gene encoding FxsA family membrane protein, whose product MTTGVPLSTAPRRRSRARTFLPLAVAAWLILEIWLLSLVAGAAGGLTVAALLAGGIVLGVVVIKRAGRRAFKNLTNTFQQAQQGQQPPPPATKQQPGSGNGLTMLAGLLLILPGLLSDVAGLLCLLPPVRAWIGRRVAGSLERKMAAAPAGSFGDAFQQARIHYPDGKVVQGEVIREDQPQQPGPDNTGYRPPLAP is encoded by the coding sequence ATGACGACCGGCGTTCCCCTCTCGACGGCCCCCCGGCGGCGCTCGCGCGCCCGCACGTTCCTCCCTCTGGCGGTCGCCGCCTGGCTGATCCTGGAGATCTGGCTGCTCAGCCTGGTCGCCGGCGCGGCCGGCGGGCTGACCGTCGCCGCGCTGCTCGCGGGCGGAATCGTGCTCGGCGTCGTGGTCATCAAGCGGGCCGGGCGGCGTGCCTTCAAGAACCTGACGAACACCTTCCAGCAGGCGCAGCAGGGGCAGCAGCCCCCGCCCCCGGCGACGAAACAGCAGCCGGGCAGCGGCAACGGCCTCACCATGCTGGCCGGCCTGCTGCTGATCCTGCCGGGCCTGCTCTCCGACGTGGCCGGCCTGCTCTGCCTGCTCCCACCCGTCCGGGCGTGGATCGGCCGCCGGGTCGCCGGCTCCCTGGAGCGCAAGATGGCCGCTGCCCCGGCCGGGAGCTTCGGTGACGCCTTCCAGCAGGCCCGCATCCACTACCCCGACGGCAAGGTCGTCCAGGGCGAGGTCATCCGCGAGGACCAGCCGCAGCAGCCGGGCCCGGACAACACCGGGTACCGGCCGCCGCTGGCGCCCTGA
- a CDS encoding ankyrin repeat domain-containing protein, whose protein sequence is MSEHEPTEGGSQGAPDEDVIELATKIFDLARQGETETLTAYLDAGVPANLTNDRGDTLVMLAAYHGHAATVTALLARGAEADRANDRGQTPLAGAVFKGEEAVIRALLAGGADPTAGTPSAVDTARMFAKADLLELFGAK, encoded by the coding sequence ATGAGCGAGCACGAGCCCACCGAGGGCGGCTCCCAGGGCGCTCCCGACGAGGACGTCATCGAGCTGGCCACCAAGATCTTCGACCTCGCCCGCCAGGGCGAGACCGAGACGCTCACCGCGTACCTCGACGCCGGAGTCCCGGCCAACCTCACCAACGACCGCGGCGACACCCTCGTGATGCTGGCCGCGTACCACGGCCACGCCGCCACCGTCACGGCCCTGCTGGCCCGCGGCGCCGAGGCCGACCGCGCCAACGACCGCGGCCAGACCCCGCTCGCCGGCGCCGTCTTCAAGGGCGAGGAGGCCGTCATCCGCGCCCTGCTCGCCGGAGGCGCCGACCCGACGGCCGGAACCCCCTCCGCCGTGGACACCGCCCGCATGTTCGCGAAGGCGGACCTGCTGGAACTCTTCGGAGCCAAGTAG
- a CDS encoding HEAT repeat domain-containing protein, whose protein sequence is MFEPVIAPSGTLLGLLQRGRGDGTLHALAAPRTEALAALNRCVVSDPRQDWQVENRSLYYARLYLDLDGPLGEIESHLFSADDLVDDTDHRTGLALSVLGHLASYGRDDALMLLRRYAASGANWAWALDELALRDDDEGLRSLATPVLARFPATAEGEARLAAAVRDAYEPRPWCLWEQSPEYGDRLRAARQQGSFDRWQRQLTPNGPRPGWGVQAVFDWAADGLRRGTPLHVPAARCLAAVAAPEDRSAILAAAAGAAGEAARATALHHLVLAEPDNPAVLDLIEAAGDEPAVAAYERMCGPAAVDRARQWVHRPDALGAAAAALLAARGGAEDTGLVLGALRSTVRGSGPDAQRLFALVDGAGRLSIGCAAPVLRHIYRETASSHLRGRAARALASTDPSFAAGFAVECLWDCEETTREVAAHHAETADARVAPRLRRLASDPAEEEDVQSAVRSRIAPESAV, encoded by the coding sequence ATGTTCGAACCAGTCATAGCGCCAAGCGGCACCCTGCTCGGGCTCCTCCAGCGGGGCCGCGGCGACGGCACGCTGCACGCCCTCGCGGCGCCCCGCACGGAGGCCCTCGCGGCCCTCAACCGGTGCGTGGTCAGCGATCCGCGCCAGGACTGGCAGGTCGAGAACCGCTCGCTGTACTACGCCCGCCTGTACCTGGATCTCGACGGCCCCCTCGGCGAGATCGAGAGCCACCTCTTCAGCGCCGACGACCTCGTCGACGACACGGACCACCGGACCGGCCTCGCCCTGTCCGTCCTGGGCCACCTGGCCTCGTACGGCCGCGACGACGCGCTCATGCTGCTGCGCCGCTACGCCGCCTCCGGCGCCAACTGGGCCTGGGCCCTCGACGAGCTCGCCCTGCGCGACGACGACGAGGGGCTGCGCAGCCTCGCCACGCCCGTCCTCGCCAGATTCCCGGCCACGGCCGAGGGCGAGGCGCGGCTGGCCGCCGCCGTCCGCGACGCGTACGAGCCCCGGCCCTGGTGCCTGTGGGAACAGTCACCCGAGTACGGCGACCGCCTGCGCGCAGCCCGCCAACAGGGCTCCTTCGACCGCTGGCAGCGCCAGCTCACCCCGAACGGGCCCCGTCCCGGCTGGGGAGTCCAGGCCGTCTTCGACTGGGCCGCCGACGGCTTGCGCCGCGGCACCCCGCTGCACGTGCCCGCCGCGCGCTGTCTCGCCGCCGTCGCCGCACCCGAGGACCGCTCCGCGATCCTCGCGGCCGCCGCCGGCGCCGCGGGCGAGGCCGCCCGGGCCACCGCGCTGCACCACCTGGTCCTCGCCGAACCGGATAACCCGGCCGTACTGGACCTCATCGAAGCCGCCGGGGACGAGCCCGCCGTGGCCGCCTACGAGCGCATGTGCGGCCCCGCGGCCGTCGACCGGGCCCGCCAGTGGGTCCACCGCCCCGACGCCCTGGGCGCGGCCGCAGCCGCCCTCCTGGCCGCCCGGGGCGGAGCCGAGGACACCGGACTCGTCCTGGGCGCCCTCCGCTCCACGGTCCGCGGCTCCGGCCCGGACGCCCAGCGGCTGTTCGCCCTGGTCGACGGGGCGGGCCGGCTCTCCATCGGCTGCGCGGCACCGGTGCTGCGCCACATCTACCGCGAGACGGCCTCGTCCCACCTGCGCGGGCGCGCGGCGCGCGCCCTGGCCAGCACGGACCCGTCCTTCGCGGCCGGCTTCGCCGTGGAATGCCTCTGGGACTGCGAGGAGACCACCCGCGAGGTGGCGGCCCACCACGCGGAAACGGCGGACGCCCGCGTGGCGCCGAGGCTCCGCAGACTGGCATCGGACCCGGCGGAGGAAGAGGACGTCCAGTCGGCGGTCCGCAGCAGGATCGCGCCGGAGTCGGCGGTGTAG
- a CDS encoding RNA polymerase-binding protein RbpA, producing the protein MSERALRGTRLVVTSYETDRGIDLAPRQAVEYACQNGHRFEMPFSVEAEIPPEWECKACGAMALLVDGDGPEEKKGKPARTHWDMLMERRTREELEEVLAERLAVLRSGAMNIAVHPRDSRKSA; encoded by the coding sequence ATGAGTGAGCGAGCTCTCCGCGGTACGCGGCTCGTGGTTACCAGCTACGAGACGGACCGCGGCATCGATCTGGCCCCGCGCCAGGCGGTGGAGTACGCATGCCAGAACGGACATCGATTTGAGATGCCGTTCTCGGTTGAGGCAGAGATTCCGCCGGAGTGGGAGTGCAAGGCGTGCGGCGCCATGGCACTCCTGGTTGACGGGGACGGGCCCGAAGAGAAGAAGGGCAAGCCTGCGCGAACGCACTGGGACATGCTCATGGAGCGGCGCACCCGCGAGGAACTGGAGGAGGTGCTGGCCGAGAGGCTGGCGGTCCTGCGTTCCGGCGCCATGAACATTGCCGTGCATCCGCGGGACAGCCGCAAGTCCGCCTGA
- a CDS encoding SCO1417 family MocR-like transcription factor has protein sequence MAEWTSAVGAAQLARLITSQQERPGVPGARKLPAYRTLADGIRLLVLEGRVPVAARLPAERELAVSLSLSRTTVAAAYEALRGEGFLESRRGAGSWTSVPAGNPLPARGLEPLPPESLGSMIDLGCAALPAPEPWLTKAVQGALEELPPYAHTHGDYPAGLPALRRMLADRYTERGIPTMPEQIMVTTGAMGAIDAICSLFAGRGERIAVESPSYANILQLMRAAGVRLVPVAMADGLGGWDMTVWRQVLRDAAPRLAYVVADFHNPTGALASDEQRRAMVEAARSAGTVLVVDETMAELQLDPALEMPRPVCSFDPAGSTVITVGSASKAFWAGMRIGWVRAAPDVIRSLVAARAYADLGTPVLEQLAVNWLMRTGGWAQAVEIRRDQARENRDALVAAVRRELPDWEFEVPRGGLTLWARAGGLSGSRLAEVGERVGVRVPSGPRFGVDGAFEGYVRLPFTVGGPVAEEAAVRLAAAARLVGTGAGGSGAEPPRTFVA, from the coding sequence ATGGCAGAGTGGACCTCGGCGGTGGGTGCCGCACAGCTCGCCCGTCTCATCACCTCCCAGCAGGAGCGGCCCGGCGTGCCCGGGGCGCGGAAGCTGCCCGCCTACCGGACCCTCGCCGACGGCATCCGGCTGCTCGTCCTCGAAGGCCGCGTCCCCGTCGCCGCCCGGCTGCCCGCCGAACGGGAGCTCGCCGTCTCCCTCTCCCTCTCCCGCACCACCGTCGCCGCCGCGTACGAGGCCCTGCGCGGGGAGGGCTTCCTGGAGTCCCGGCGCGGCGCCGGCAGCTGGACCTCCGTACCGGCCGGGAACCCGCTGCCCGCCCGGGGTCTGGAACCGCTGCCGCCCGAATCCCTCGGCTCGATGATCGACCTCGGCTGCGCCGCGCTCCCGGCCCCCGAGCCCTGGCTCACCAAGGCCGTACAGGGCGCCCTCGAGGAGCTCCCGCCGTACGCGCACACCCACGGGGACTACCCCGCAGGGCTCCCCGCGCTGCGGCGGATGCTCGCCGACCGCTACACCGAGCGCGGCATCCCCACCATGCCCGAGCAGATCATGGTCACCACCGGGGCGATGGGCGCCATCGACGCCATCTGCAGCCTCTTCGCCGGCCGCGGGGAGCGGATCGCCGTCGAATCCCCGTCCTACGCCAACATCCTCCAGCTCATGCGCGCCGCCGGCGTCCGGCTCGTGCCCGTCGCGATGGCCGACGGCCTGGGCGGCTGGGACATGACCGTGTGGCGCCAGGTCCTGCGCGACGCCGCGCCCCGCCTCGCCTACGTCGTCGCCGACTTCCACAACCCGACCGGCGCCCTGGCCTCGGACGAGCAGCGCCGCGCCATGGTGGAGGCGGCCCGCTCGGCCGGCACCGTGCTCGTCGTCGACGAGACCATGGCCGAGCTCCAGCTGGACCCGGCGCTGGAGATGCCCCGCCCGGTCTGCTCGTTCGACCCGGCCGGCTCCACCGTGATCACCGTCGGCTCCGCCAGCAAGGCCTTCTGGGCCGGCATGCGGATCGGCTGGGTCCGTGCGGCGCCCGACGTGATCCGGAGCCTGGTCGCGGCGCGCGCGTACGCCGACCTCGGCACGCCGGTGCTCGAGCAGCTCGCGGTCAACTGGCTGATGCGGACCGGAGGCTGGGCGCAGGCCGTGGAGATCCGCCGCGACCAGGCCCGCGAGAACCGGGACGCGCTGGTCGCCGCGGTACGCCGGGAGCTGCCCGACTGGGAGTTCGAGGTGCCGCGGGGCGGGCTGACCCTGTGGGCCCGCGCGGGCGGGCTGTCCGGCTCCCGGCTGGCCGAGGTGGGGGAGCGGGTCGGCGTACGGGTTCCCTCGGGTCCGCGGTTCGGCGTCGACGGGGCCTTCGAGGGCTACGTCCGGCTGCCGTTCACCGTCGGCGGCCCGGTCGCCGAGGAGGCCGCGGTCCGCCTCGCGGCGGCCGCCCGCCTGGTCGGCACGGGCGCCGGCGGCAGCGGCGCGGAACCCCCGCGCACGTTCGTCGCCTAG
- a CDS encoding glycerophosphodiester phosphodiesterase family protein, which translates to MTHVRLRHPYLDHPAPIPFAHRGGAADGLENTAAAFRRAADAGYRYFETDVHATADGKLVAFHDSTLDRVTDGQGRIAELTWSKVREARVAGAEPLPLFEELLEEFPDARWNIDIKSESALHPLVNLIARAGVWDRVCVGSFSESRVARAQKIAGPRLATSYGVRGVLGLRLRSFAIPAALRVGAVAAQVPETQAGIRVVDRRFVRTAHERGLQVHVWTVNEPERMEALLDLGVDGIMTDRIDILRTVLDRRGAWA; encoded by the coding sequence GTGACGCACGTACGCCTTCGCCATCCGTATCTGGACCACCCGGCTCCGATCCCCTTCGCGCATCGGGGAGGTGCCGCGGACGGGCTGGAGAACACCGCGGCGGCCTTCCGGCGGGCCGCCGACGCGGGCTACCGGTACTTCGAGACCGATGTGCACGCCACGGCCGACGGGAAGCTCGTCGCCTTCCACGACTCCACGCTGGACCGGGTCACCGACGGGCAGGGCCGGATCGCCGAGCTGACCTGGAGCAAGGTCCGCGAGGCCCGGGTGGCGGGCGCCGAGCCGCTGCCGCTGTTCGAGGAGCTCCTCGAGGAGTTCCCCGACGCACGGTGGAACATCGACATCAAGTCCGAGTCGGCCCTGCACCCGCTGGTCAATCTGATCGCCCGGGCGGGCGTCTGGGACCGGGTGTGCGTGGGTTCGTTCTCGGAGAGCCGGGTGGCCCGCGCCCAGAAGATCGCAGGTCCCCGGTTGGCGACCTCGTACGGGGTCCGCGGCGTGCTCGGGCTGCGGCTGCGCTCGTTCGCGATCCCGGCGGCGCTGCGGGTCGGGGCGGTGGCGGCGCAGGTTCCGGAGACGCAGGCGGGCATCCGCGTGGTCGACCGGCGGTTCGTGCGCACGGCGCACGAGCGGGGACTCCAGGTGCACGTGTGGACCGTGAACGAACCGGAACGCATGGAGGCTCTCCTGGACCTGGGAGTCGATGGCATCATGACCGACCGGATCGACATCTTGCGCACGGTGCTGGACCGGCGCGGGGCCTGGGCCTGA